A window of Cyclopterus lumpus isolate fCycLum1 chromosome 14, fCycLum1.pri, whole genome shotgun sequence contains these coding sequences:
- the cnga2b gene encoding cyclic nucleotide gated channel subunit alpha 2b, which yields MTGQTAERERSPHSLSVKTTLEEEIDRADSILSRVPSVCDDTSSELQRVAALDPHGHNSRNSFQRTGAVSRLVSLVVRLREWAHRSLLEEEERPDSFLERFRGPELRTAPSRISNTQPDADGNNAKGIFRKKWDLFVVSPSDDAYYRWLFVIATAVLYNWFLVVARACFEKLQVGNYICWLVLDYLSDFVYIIDTCVRLRTGFLEQGLLVKDHAKLRDSYVRTLQFKLDVVSILPTDLAYISTGIHTPQLRFNRLLRFPRMFEFFDRTETRTNYPNMFRIGNLVLYILVIIHWNACIYYAISSSLGFGSDTWVFPNISKPEYASLTRSYVYCLYWSTLTLTTIGEMPAPVRDEEYLFVVFDFLVGVLIFATIVGNVGSMISNMNATRAEFQARIDAIKHYMHFRKVSKELETRVIKWFDYLWNNKKAVDEKEVLKNLPNKLRAEIAINVHLETLKKVRIFQDCEAGLLVELVLKLRPQVFSPGDYICRKGDIGKEMYIIKEGKLAVVADDGVTQYALLTAGSCFGEISILNIKGSKMGNRRTANIRSLGYSDLFCLSKDDLMEAVTEYPNAKSVLEVRGREILQKEGLLDENAESGGLQKEDTEEKVERLESSLDTLQTRFARLLSEYKHTQQRLKQRITLLERQQNQTDCGADASDDMDAEAEAVNGADPGPVAHTDGSPQQSGVQMEDTKSPAKMSH from the exons gcTGGTGAGCCTGGTGGTGAGACTGAGGGAATGGGCACACCGGagcctgctggaggaggaggagcggccgGACTCCTTCCTGGAGCGCTTTCGTGGCCCTGAGCTGCGAACGGCCCCCAGCCGCATCAGCAACACGCAACCAGATGCCGATGGCAACAATGCCAAAGGGATTTTTAG GAAAAAGTGGGATTTGTTTGTGGTGTCCCCATCCGATGACGCCTACTACCGCTGGTTGTTTGTTATCGCCACAGCGGTGCTCTACAACTGGTTCCTGGTTGTCGCGAG GGCATGCTTTGAAAAGCTACAAGTGGGCAATTACATCTGCTGGTTGGTGCTGGACTACCTCTCTGACTTTGTGTACATAATTGACACTTGCGTCCGACTTCGCACAG GGTTCTTGGAACAAGGTTTGCTGGTGAAGGACCACGCCAAGCTCAGAGACAGCTACGTCCGAACGTTACAGTTCAAGCTGGACGTGGTGTCCATCCTGCCCACGGACCTGGCGTACATCTCCACTGGCATCCATACGCCACAGCTCAGGTTTAACCGCCTGCTTCGATTTCCGCGCATGTTTGAATTTTTTGACCGTACTGAGACACGCACCAACTACCCCAACATGTTCCGTATCGGCAACCTGGTGCTTTACATCCTGGTCATCATTCACTGGAACGCCTGCATCTACTACGCTATATCCAGTTCGTTGGGATTTGGCTCGGACACTTGGGTGTTCCCAAACATCTCCAAACCTGAGTATGCCTCCTTGACTCGGAGTTACGTCTACTGTCTGTACTGGTCGACTCTTACTCTCACCACGATTGGAGAGATGCCTGCACCCGTGCGGGACGAGGAGTACCTATTTGTGGTCTTTGACTTTCTCGTTGGGGTTCTTATCTTTGCCACAATTGTGGGAAATGTTGGCTCTATGATTTCCAACATGAATGCCACCCGTGCCGAGTTTCAAGCCCGGATCGATGCCATCAAACATTACATGCACTTCCGCAAAGTCAGCAAGGAACTGGAGACACGCGTCATTAAATGGTTCGACTATCTTTGGAACAACAAGAAAGCCGTAGACGAGAAGGAGGTGCTAAAGAATTTGCCAAACAAACTGCGGGCTGAGATTGCAATTAATGTACACCTGGAGACTCTGAAGAAAGTACGCATTTTTCAAGACTGTGAGGCAGGCCTGCTGGTGGAGCTCGTGCTCAAACTCCGCCCCCAGGTCTTCAGTCCGGGGGACTACATCTGCAGAAAAGGGGACATAGGGAAGGAGATGTACATCATTAAAGAGGGGAAGCTGGCTGTGGTGGCCGATGACGGGGTCACACAATACGCTCTCCTCACCGCTGGCAGCTGCTTTGGGGAAATCAGCATCCTGAACATAAAAGGGAGCAAAATGGGAAACCGTCGGACAGCCAACATTCGCAGCTTAGGTTACTCGGATCTCTTCTGCCTCTCTAAGGACGACTTGATGGAAGCAGTGACCGAGTATCCAAACGCTAAGTCTGTGCTCGAGGTGAGGGGCCGGGAGATCCTGCAGAAGGAGGGCCTGCTGGATGAGAACGCAGAGAGCGGCGGGCTGCagaaagaggacacagaggagaaggtggagaggcTGGAGTCCTCCCTGGACACCCTTCAGACTCGCTTTGCCCGCCTGCTGAGCGAGTACAAACACACTCAGCAGCGGCTGAAGCAGCGCATCACTCTGCTGGAGCGGCAACAGAATCAAACGGACTGCGGCGCAGACGCAAGCGATGACATGGATGCCGAGGCAGAGGCGGTCAATGGAGCAGACCCTGGGCCTGTTGCCCATACAGATGGGTCTCCACAACAGAGTGGTGTGCAAATGGAGGACACAAAGAGCCCAGCAAAGATGTCACACTAA